A single Paraburkholderia sp. FT54 DNA region contains:
- a CDS encoding aromatic amino acid ammonia-lyase, whose translation MAEHDLIDVPNAGANVNEAAVVIGGRKLTIEEVVAIAQHRAPVALSGDPAWRARIQRGADFLRRHLAAGATVYGVNTGYGDACVVDVPMELVEALPLQLTRYHGCGMGQYLDDAQTLAVIAARLNSLAYGFSGVRPVLLERLADLVNHRVLPRIPSEGSVGASGDLTPLSYVAAALAGERDVMFEGHLRDVRDVWAELGHAPLTLAPKEGLALMNGTAVMTGLACLAFARADHLTRLTARLTALCTVALDGRAAHFDAMLFEVKPHAGQAEAAAWIRDDLSGRDDTPGHRLQDRYSIRCAPHVIGVARDALSWVRRDVENELNSANDNPLIDPDNERVLHGGNFYGGHIAFAMDSLKVAVANLADLMDRQLALLVDVNFNNGLPRNLSGAAPARAAINHGFKAVQISSSAWTAEALKNTMPASVFSRSTEAHNQDKVSMGTIAARDCLRVLELTEQVAAAHTLATVQAARLRLKIDSATPVPAPLQAFIDSVAAQSPFVDEDRALEHELRALTARIAACDLLHDYRGGSGA comes from the coding sequence ATGGCCGAACATGATCTGATCGATGTGCCGAATGCCGGCGCAAATGTGAACGAAGCGGCGGTCGTGATCGGCGGCCGCAAGCTGACGATCGAAGAGGTCGTCGCGATTGCGCAGCACCGTGCGCCGGTCGCCTTGAGCGGCGATCCGGCGTGGCGCGCGCGCATCCAGCGCGGCGCGGATTTTCTGCGCCGGCATCTGGCCGCGGGCGCGACCGTGTATGGCGTCAATACCGGTTACGGCGACGCGTGCGTGGTCGACGTGCCGATGGAACTGGTCGAAGCCTTGCCGCTGCAACTCACGCGCTATCACGGCTGCGGCATGGGCCAGTATCTCGACGACGCGCAAACGCTCGCGGTGATCGCCGCGCGGCTCAATTCGCTCGCTTACGGTTTTTCCGGCGTGCGTCCCGTGTTGCTGGAACGTCTGGCCGATCTGGTCAACCATCGTGTGTTGCCGCGCATTCCGTCGGAAGGCTCGGTCGGCGCGAGCGGCGATCTCACGCCGCTCTCGTATGTGGCCGCCGCGCTCGCGGGCGAACGCGACGTGATGTTCGAAGGGCATCTGCGTGACGTGCGCGACGTGTGGGCCGAACTCGGTCACGCGCCGCTCACGCTCGCGCCGAAGGAAGGGCTCGCGCTGATGAACGGCACGGCGGTGATGACGGGTCTCGCCTGTCTTGCGTTCGCGCGCGCCGATCATCTGACGCGGCTCACCGCGCGCCTGACGGCGCTGTGCACGGTCGCGCTCGACGGCCGCGCCGCGCACTTCGACGCGATGCTCTTCGAAGTGAAGCCACACGCAGGCCAGGCCGAAGCCGCGGCATGGATTCGCGACGACCTGTCCGGCCGCGACGACACGCCGGGCCACCGTCTGCAGGACCGTTATTCGATTCGCTGCGCGCCGCACGTGATCGGTGTGGCGCGCGATGCGCTCTCGTGGGTGCGCCGCGATGTCGAGAACGAACTGAACAGCGCGAACGACAACCCGTTGATCGATCCGGACAACGAACGCGTGCTGCACGGCGGCAACTTCTACGGCGGCCATATCGCGTTCGCGATGGACTCGCTGAAGGTCGCGGTCGCCAATCTCGCCGATCTGATGGACCGCCAACTCGCGCTGCTGGTCGATGTGAATTTCAACAACGGCTTGCCGCGCAATCTGTCGGGCGCCGCGCCTGCGCGCGCCGCGATCAATCATGGTTTCAAGGCGGTGCAGATTTCGTCGTCCGCATGGACCGCTGAAGCCTTGAAGAACACGATGCCCGCCAGCGTCTTTTCGCGCTCCACCGAAGCGCACAATCAGGACAAGGTCAGCATGGGCACGATCGCCGCGCGCGACTGTTTGCGCGTGCTGGAACTGACCGAGCAGGTCGCCGCCGCGCATACGCTCGCGACCGTGCAAGCCGCGCGTTTGCGGTTGAAGATCGACAGCGCGACGCCGGTGCCGGCCCCGCTGCAAGCGTTTATCGACAGCGTGGCCGCGCAGTCGCCGTTCGTCGACGAAGATCGCGCGCTCGAACATGAACTGCGTGCGCTGACCGCGCGCATTGCCGCGTGCGACCTGCTGCACGACTATCGCGGAGGATCGGGCGCATGA
- a CDS encoding glycosyltransferase, protein MTFSPCIVIPIYNHKDAIGATLAHLAVHGLPFFVVDDGSDEATQQMLATLAQQYAGRLTLLRLAVNGGKGAAVMAGLRAARKAGYTHALQIDADGQHDATDVPRFIEAARAEPGAVILGRPVYDESVPKARLYGRYLTHVWVWIETLSLTIRDSMCGFRLYPLALACDLIDRVQLPTRMDFDIEILVRLYWRRAAFRSIPTRVTYASDGVSHFDVLWDNVRISRSHTRLVFGMLWRLPMLLAHKVMPRRSAIAGEQGKENEQDWWRIAERGSHLGMSLLALSCKLFGRRFTALWLHPIVAYFLLTGRAAREASGNYFRHLGEAAPHGDTPRPGWLSAYRHMLAFAQSGFDKLAAWSGRVNNADVQFEDPSAFEALVASGKGALVIGAHLGNLEMTRALAAQGAYANVTAVVYTEHARRFNSVLASANSEFAKHLLEVSDFGPETAMMMQERVDAGELLVIVGDRVPAHEAGRTTEAQFLGSTAPFAQGPYVLAHALGCPVYLFFCLKERDGYRLYFEPFAERIELPRRERAQHLAAWAQRYAVRLEHYCRKAPYQWFNFFDFWASPKRGANGRT, encoded by the coding sequence ATGACGTTCTCCCCATGCATCGTCATTCCGATCTACAACCACAAGGACGCGATTGGCGCGACGCTCGCGCATCTGGCGGTTCATGGCCTGCCGTTTTTCGTCGTCGACGACGGCAGCGACGAGGCCACCCAGCAGATGCTCGCCACGCTGGCGCAGCAGTACGCCGGGCGGCTCACGCTGCTGCGCCTGGCGGTCAACGGCGGCAAAGGCGCGGCGGTGATGGCAGGGCTGCGCGCCGCGCGCAAGGCGGGCTACACGCACGCGTTGCAGATCGACGCCGACGGCCAGCACGACGCCACCGACGTGCCGCGTTTCATCGAAGCGGCGCGCGCCGAGCCGGGCGCGGTGATTCTCGGCCGTCCGGTCTACGACGAGAGCGTGCCGAAAGCGCGTCTCTACGGCCGTTACCTGACGCACGTGTGGGTGTGGATCGAAACGCTTTCGTTGACGATCCGCGACTCGATGTGCGGCTTTCGCCTCTATCCGCTGGCGCTCGCCTGCGATCTGATCGACCGCGTGCAGCTGCCCACGCGCATGGACTTCGACATCGAGATCCTCGTGCGCCTGTACTGGCGGCGCGCGGCGTTCCGTTCGATTCCAACGCGCGTCACTTATGCAAGCGACGGCGTCTCGCATTTCGACGTGCTGTGGGACAACGTGCGCATCAGCCGCAGTCATACGCGGCTCGTGTTCGGCATGCTGTGGCGTCTGCCGATGCTGCTCGCGCACAAGGTGATGCCGCGCCGCTCCGCAATTGCAGGCGAGCAGGGCAAAGAAAACGAACAGGACTGGTGGCGCATCGCCGAACGCGGCAGCCATCTCGGCATGTCGCTGCTCGCGCTCAGTTGCAAGCTGTTCGGTCGACGCTTCACCGCGCTCTGGCTGCATCCGATCGTCGCGTATTTTCTGTTGACGGGCCGCGCCGCGCGCGAGGCTTCCGGCAACTACTTCCGGCATCTCGGCGAGGCCGCGCCGCATGGCGATACGCCGCGTCCGGGCTGGTTGTCCGCCTACCGACATATGCTGGCGTTTGCGCAATCGGGCTTCGACAAGCTCGCGGCATGGTCAGGCCGCGTCAATAACGCCGACGTCCAATTCGAAGATCCTTCGGCATTCGAAGCATTGGTGGCGAGCGGCAAAGGCGCGCTCGTGATCGGCGCGCATCTCGGCAATCTGGAAATGACCCGCGCGCTCGCCGCGCAAGGTGCGTACGCGAACGTCACGGCGGTCGTCTATACCGAACATGCGCGCCGCTTCAATAGCGTGCTGGCCTCGGCCAATAGCGAGTTCGCGAAGCATCTGCTCGAAGTCAGCGACTTCGGGCCCGAGACCGCGATGATGATGCAGGAGCGTGTCGACGCCGGCGAACTGCTGGTGATCGTCGGCGACCGCGTGCCCGCGCACGAAGCGGGCCGCACGACGGAGGCGCAATTTCTCGGCTCGACCGCGCCGTTCGCGCAGGGTCCGTATGTGCTCGCGCATGCGCTGGGTTGCCCGGTCTACCTGTTCTTCTGTCTGAAAGAGCGCGACGGCTACCGTCTGTATTTCGAACCGTTCGCCGAGCGCATCGAGCTGCCGCGCCGCGAACGCGCGCAGCATCTCGCCGCGTGGGCGCAGCGCTATGCCGTGCGTCTCGAACACTACTGCCGCAAGGCCCCTTACCAATGGTTCAACTTCTTCGATTTCTGGGCCAGCCCCAAGCGAGGCGCGAATGGCCGAACATGA
- a CDS encoding thioesterase family protein yields the protein MTGSRKVLSASATVEVPFHDVDAMNVCWHGHYLKYFEIGRAALLRAFDYDYREMQASGYLWPIVEAHLKYVKPAIYGQQIEVRTQLLEHENRLKIGYEIVDCVTGTRLTKGYTIQVAVDAATQELQFVSPPVVFDKLERVWGR from the coding sequence ATGACCGGTTCCCGCAAAGTGCTGAGCGCGAGCGCGACGGTGGAAGTGCCGTTCCATGATGTCGACGCGATGAACGTGTGCTGGCACGGCCATTATCTGAAGTACTTCGAAATCGGACGTGCGGCGCTGTTGCGCGCCTTCGATTACGACTATCGGGAGATGCAGGCTTCGGGTTATTTGTGGCCGATCGTGGAAGCGCATCTCAAGTACGTGAAGCCGGCCATCTACGGTCAGCAGATCGAGGTGCGCACGCAACTGCTCGAACACGAAAACCGCCTGAAAATTGGCTACGAAATCGTCGACTGCGTGACCGGCACGCGACTGACCAAGGGTTATACGATCCAGGTCGCGGTCGATGCCGCCACCCAGGAGTTGCAGTTCGTTTCACCGCCGGTGGTGTTCGACAAGCTGGAGCGCGTATGGGGACGATGA
- a CDS encoding outer membrane lipoprotein carrier protein LolA codes for MGTMNLRAVIVGTLSALSALTVFAPTVAWTESASAAASATQGAPGNPALVSQIAARLAQAKGVRAQFTQTQTLAAMKQPLVSTGSLLFFRERGVIWQIDTPYKATYVITDAGVAEVNANGQRVTAHSAQGTRGVAQVSKMMRAMLGGDLSALYSQFDVQAEGSAAQWRMQLTPNQPQIAQSIKGLEMNGGDYLQRLRITLANGDVTQLEFTKSAAVTELTAAERGLLGAP; via the coding sequence ATGGGGACGATGAATTTGCGCGCCGTGATTGTGGGCACCTTGAGCGCGTTAAGCGCGTTAACCGTGTTTGCCCCGACAGTCGCATGGACGGAATCTGCGTCGGCCGCCGCGTCGGCAACACAAGGCGCGCCCGGCAACCCCGCGCTCGTCTCGCAGATCGCCGCGCGCCTCGCGCAAGCCAAGGGCGTGCGCGCGCAATTCACGCAGACGCAAACGCTCGCGGCGATGAAGCAGCCGCTCGTCAGCACCGGCTCGCTGCTGTTCTTCCGCGAACGCGGCGTGATCTGGCAGATCGACACGCCGTACAAAGCCACCTACGTGATCACCGATGCCGGCGTCGCCGAAGTCAATGCCAATGGCCAGCGCGTCACGGCTCACAGCGCTCAGGGCACGCGCGGTGTCGCGCAAGTTTCGAAGATGATGCGCGCGATGCTCGGCGGCGATCTGTCTGCGCTGTACTCGCAATTCGACGTGCAGGCCGAAGGCAGCGCGGCGCAGTGGCGCATGCAACTCACGCCGAACCAGCCGCAAATCGCGCAGTCGATCAAAGGTCTGGAGATGAACGGCGGCGACTATCTGCAGCGCTTGCGCATCACGCTCGCGAACGGCGATGTCACTCAGCTGGAGTTCACGAAGAGCGCGGCCGTGACCGAACTGACCGCGGCTGAACGCGGTCTGCTCGGGGCGCCGTGA